One Nonomuraea angiospora DNA segment encodes these proteins:
- a CDS encoding IS5 family transposase (programmed frameshift) produces the protein MPPDRYPSDLTDAQWELIEPLLPEPDTGGRPEKHPRREIVNAILYVVRSGCPWRYLPTDLPPWQTVYWYFQQWEQAGVTEALLTELRIKARRQADRADEPSAGIIDSQSVKGADTVGRDSRGYDAGKKVNGRKRFIITDTTGLLVTVAVMAASWQDRDGAKTALLSAYLTTPIRHVFGLRGTAGDWARDTLHTTLEIVPKPADQRGFSVISRRWVVERTLAWLTACRRLARDYERDPAVSEAIIRWAAIAGMTRRIARGGPARRQPRYVCD, from the exons ATGCCCCCTGATCGCTACCCTTCAGATCTGACCGACGCGCAGTGGGAGCTGATCGAGCCCTTACTGCCCGAGCCGGACACCGGCGGACGTCCCGAGAAGCATCCGCGCAGGGAGATCGTCAATGCCATCCTGTACGTGGTCCGCTCGGGCTGCCCTTGGCGGTACCTACCCACCGACCTACCGCCCTGGCAGACCGTGTACTGGTACTTCCAGCAGTGGGAACAGGCCGGCGTCACCGAAGCGCTGCTGACCGAGTTGCGCATCAAAGCCCGCCGCCAGGCCGACCGCGCCGACGAGCCGTCGGCGGGCATCATCGACTCCCAAAGCGTCAAGGGCGCCGACACCGTCGGCCGCGACAGCCGCGGCTACGACGCGGGCAAGAAGGTCAACGGCCGCAAGCGGTTCATCATCACCGACACCACCGGTCTGCTCGTCACGGTCGCCGTCATGGCCGCGAGCTGGCAAGACCGCGACGGCGCCAAGACCGCTCTGCTGTCGGCCTACCTGACCACCCCGATCCGGCACGTCTTCGGGCTTCGCGGGACGGCTGGT GACTGGGCCCGCGACACTCTGCACACCACTCTGGAGATCGTGCCCAAGCCTGCTGACCAGCGCGGCTTCAGCGTCATCTCCCGCCGTTGGGTGGTGGAGAGGACGCTGGCCTGGCTGACCGCCTGCCGACGATTGGCTCGTGACTATGAACGCGACCCTGCCGTCTCCGAGGCGATCATCCGCTGGGCTGCCATCGCTGGCATGACCCGCCGCATCGCCCGAGGGGGACCCGCTCGACGTCAGCCCCGCTACGTCTGCGACTGA
- a CDS encoding WD40 repeat domain-containing protein, giving the protein MITIMGQNAWKDEEMARRAVRTGAGTLAVALGLLVAGTCWHTPVVMATPVALAGHPARPALPAEAPPFGSELRGPLKGHTRGISALAIGERSDGTRVIVSASFDKTLRVWNLDTGKPLGRPITGHHRPAYDVAIGKRSDGTPVIVSGGEDGTVRMWNLDTGKPLGKPLRTGHALVHAVAVGKRSDGTPVIISSGEGRKTVALHMWNLNTGKLIGKPWWGHYSGVMDIEVTKRADGKPVFVTGSTDSRIRIWNLDTRKPIGKPLNTCFTCMVYGMAIAERSDGQRVMISAEVPNFPLDEGSPPATLRIWSLESGRPLGEPLTHEGNAHHPFVVTTKDGDGTPVIVSGGNDRNVVVRNLDTGRPLGGPFTGHTDDISALAVGTREDGTPVVVSGSLDTTIRVWSLA; this is encoded by the coding sequence GTGATCACGATCATGGGACAGAACGCCTGGAAGGACGAGGAGATGGCGCGACGTGCAGTAAGGACGGGTGCCGGAACGCTGGCGGTCGCGCTGGGTCTCCTGGTAGCAGGCACGTGCTGGCACACGCCCGTGGTGATGGCGACGCCGGTCGCCCTCGCTGGCCATCCTGCCAGGCCTGCACTCCCTGCAGAGGCTCCGCCCTTCGGAAGTGAGCTGCGCGGACCGTTGAAGGGCCACACACGCGGCATCAGCGCGCTCGCGATCGGCGAGCGCAGCGACGGCACCCGAGTCATCGTCTCTGCCAGCTTCGACAAGACGCTGCGGGTGTGGAACCTCGACACGGGCAAGCCGCTCGGCAGGCCCATCACCGGCCATCACCGGCCTGCGTACGACGTAGCGATCGGTAAGCGCAGCGACGGCACCCCTGTCATCGTATCCGGCGGTGAGGACGGCACCGTACGGATGTGGAACCTCGACACCGGCAAACCCTTGGGCAAACCGCTCAGAACCGGGCACGCGCTCGTCCACGCGGTCGCCGTCGGGAAGCGAAGTGACGGGACGCCGGTCATCATCTCCAGCGGCGAGGGCCGCAAAACGGTGGCGCTCCACATGTGGAACCTGAACACCGGCAAGCTCATCGGCAAGCCGTGGTGGGGTCACTATTCCGGCGTCATGGACATTGAGGTCACCAAGCGCGCCGATGGGAAGCCCGTCTTTGTGACCGGCAGCACCGACTCAAGGATACGGATCTGGAACCTTGACACGCGTAAACCCATCGGCAAGCCTCTCAACACCTGCTTCACCTGCATGGTGTACGGGATGGCGATCGCGGAGCGCAGCGATGGACAGCGCGTCATGATCTCGGCAGAAGTCCCGAACTTCCCTCTGGACGAGGGAAGCCCACCAGCGACGCTGCGCATCTGGAGCCTGGAGTCGGGCCGGCCCCTCGGGGAGCCCCTGACGCATGAAGGAAACGCCCACCACCCCTTCGTCGTGACAACCAAAGACGGTGACGGCACCCCGGTCATCGTCTCAGGTGGCAACGACCGCAACGTGGTGGTGCGCAACCTCGATACCGGCCGACCCCTTGGCGGCCCCTTCACCGGCCACACCGACGACATCAGCGCTCTGGCTGTGGGCACACGCGAGGACGGCACCCCCGTCGTCGTCTCCGGCAGCCTCGACACCACGATCCGGGTGTGGAGTCTCGCCTGA